In Labrus mixtus chromosome 3, fLabMix1.1, whole genome shotgun sequence, a single window of DNA contains:
- the LOC132972083 gene encoding interferon-induced protein with tetratricopeptide repeats 1B-like — MSAAQSQTTLESLQCHFTWNLVHSRPKLLRLTYKMEDFSKEKGNRWLGHIYNLWGFIQYKLGLNEEARSLFQKAAEALNKLRNADVGPWLVVNYGNLAWLHHHLGDQAESQAYLSKVDALMEKYPSPSQGELHPEIYAETAWTLMFLGEDKKLVVDYFEKAARMQPDMVDWNTSYVIWLKNAQNFSDTRLDPDLLEKMRQAKERDLENVYLAALYLKQLADEGKKIRDEVCELAGNVSTLCYSSSGMWALLNLYIDHISADDAIVLAEKVLKEHPDVRFLKRFVALCYRSRIVYKSSSSPEQSMMDKAIALHEELLSLYPHSSLKNETDLASIYAKSRHSKAKAEQIFKKLLRNEPAEPSDKQMLYNKYANHLYFNRKDYHGSTQYHMKAAAIPGKSYFRKNSIRILEKNKDREIEEFLRNLQEPTQ; from the exons atgaG TGCTGCTCAGAGTCAAACCACACTGGAGTCTCTACAGTGCCACTTCACCTGGAACCTGGTCCACAGCAGGCCTAAACTTTTACGTCTCACATACAAGATGGAGGACTTCAGCAAAGAGAAGGGAAATCGATGGCTGGGCCACATTTACAACCTGTGGGGGTTCATTCAGTATAAGCTGGGGTTAAATGAAGAGGCGAGGAGCTTGTTTCAGAAGGCTGCAGAGGCCCTCAACAAGCTGAGAAATGCAGATGTGGGTCCTTGGTTAGTGGTGAACTACGGGAACCTGGCCTGGCTGCACCACCACCTGGGAGATCAAGCAGAGAGTCAGGCTTACCTGTCAAAGGTTGATGCCCTGATGGAAAAATACCCATCTCCATCCCAGGGCGAGCTCCATCCAGAGATCTACGCTGAAACTGCCTGGACCCTGATGTTCTTAGGAGAGGATAAGAAGCTGGTTGTTGATTACTTTGAGAAAGCTGCCAGGATGCAGCCGGACATGGTGGATTGGAACACCAGCTATGTCATATGGTTAAAGAATGCCCAAAACTTCAGTGACACAAGGCTGGACCCTGACCTGTTGGAGAAAATGAGACAAGCCAAGGAACGGGATCTAGAGAACGTGTACCTCGCTGCTCTCTACCTTAAGCAACTTGCTGATGAAGGAAAAAAGATTCGAGATGAAGTCTGTGAGTTGGCTGGAAATGTGAGCACTCTGTGCTACAGTAGCAGTGGCATGTGGGCCTTACTAAACCTTTACATAGATCACATATCTGCTGATGACGCCATTGTTTTGGCAGAGAAAGTTCTAAAAGAACATCCAGATGTGCGTTTTCTGAAGAGATTTGTTGCGCTCTGCTACAGATCGAGGATCGTTTATAAAAGCAGTAGTTCCCCAGAACAAAGCATGATGGACAAAGCAATCGCTCTCCAcgaggagctgctctctctttacCCTCACTCTTCACTCAAAAACGAAACAGATCTTGCATCTATCTATGCAAAGTCACGTCACAGCAAGGCCAAAGCTGAGCAGATATTTAAGAAACTGCTCAGAAATGAACCTGCAGAACCTTCAGACAAACAGATGCTTTACAACAAATATGCAAATCATTTATACTTTAATCGAAAAGACTACCACGGGTCGACACAGTATCACATGAAGGCAGCAGCAATACCAGGAAAATCCTACTTCCGTAAGAACAGCATCAGAATCCTGGAGaagaataaagacagagaaattGAGGAGTTTCTCAGAAACCTGCAAGAGCCAACGCAGTAA